The following nucleotide sequence is from bacterium.
GCGAGGCCGCGGCCCCGCACCCGGGGCTGGAGGTCGGCCGTGCCGGCTGAGACGATCCTCGTCGTCGACGACGAGCGGGGCATCCTCGCGGCGCTCAAGGGCGTCCTCGAGGACGAGGGCTTCCGCCCCGTCCTCGTGGAGAACGGCGAGGCGGCGCTGCAGCGCCTGCGCGAGCAGCCGATCGACCTGGTGCTCCTCGACATCTGGCTCCCCGGGCGCGACGGCGTGGCGATCCTGCGCGAGATCGTGCGGGAGTGGCCGGAGGTGCCGGTCGTGATGATGTCGGGGCATGGCACGATCGAGACCGCGGTGCGCACGACCAAGCTTGGCGCCTACGATTTCATCGAGAAGCCCCTCTCGCTCGAGCGCACGCTGCTGGTGCTGCGCCACGCGCTCGAGGAGCGGCGCCTCGCCCGCGAGAACAGCGAGCTGCTGCGCCGCGCCGCCGGCGCCGTCGAGATCGTCGGCGAGGACCCGGCCGTCGTCGAGCTGCGCCGCCGCATCGCGCTCGCGGCCGCGGGTGCCGGCCGCGTGCTCGTCACCGGCGAGCACGGCACCGGCAAGGAGCTCGTCGCCCGCGCGATCCACCTGCAGTCCGAGCGGCGGCTGCGGCCGTTCGTCGCGGTCAACTGCGCCGCCCTGCCCGAGGAGCTGGTCGAGAGCGAGCTCTTCGGCCACGAGCGCGGCGCCTTCACCGGCGCGACCGACCGGCGGCGCGGCAAATTCGAGCAGGCCGACGGCGGGACGCTCTTCTTCGACGAGATCGGCGACATGGGCCCGCGCACGCAGGGGGCGTTGCTGCGCG
It contains:
- a CDS encoding sigma-54 dependent transcriptional regulator; the protein is MPAETILVVDDERGILAALKGVLEDEGFRPVLVENGEAALQRLREQPIDLVLLDIWLPGRDGVAILREIVREWPEVPVVMMSGHGTIETAVRTTKLGAYDFIEKPLSLERTLLVLRHALEERRLARENSELLRRAAGAVEIVGEDPAVVELRRRIALAAAGAGRVLVTGEHGTGKELVARAIHLQSERRLRPFVAVNCAALPEELVESELFGHERGAFTGATDRRRGKFEQADGGTLFFDEIGDMGPRTQGALLRVLERQSFERVGGSAAVEVDVRVIAATNRRLEELVAAGAFREDLYYRLAVLALHVPPLRERPGDIPLLAAHFLAEFCASAGHRRQRFAPDALAALAAHAWPGNVRELRNCVERLVIMVQEETISAADLALPALRPSPPPDPRPSEPARGPGLLRPTQES